The proteins below are encoded in one region of Sulfurihydrogenibium sp.:
- a CDS encoding dihydroorotase — protein MILIKNGHIVDPQNNLNDKFDILIEKGEIKRIEKNIQPFAGCEVIDAEGKIITPSFTDIHVHFRDPGQTYKEDIESGSKAAVAGGYTTVVCMPNTIPAIDDVPIVRYIIEKGEEVGLCRVLPAAAITKGRKGKELTEMALLKDAGAVYFTDDGAPVMDSFIMRKAMEYAGSLGTFVADHCEDLNLSQNGVAHEGEIAAALGLPPLPPEAEDTMVARDCILSIQTGMPVHICHISSKLSVEIVAWAKAMGAKVTAEVTPHHLYLTDEEFLDFSCIAKVSPPLRTHEDIEATRWALASGIVDFVATDHAPHAHYEKMQELQACPPGMLGLQFALPIVLDLVKKDYFDLDRMVEVMSIQPAKKIGLKPPQIKEGEIAELTIFDPFETWEVNEETILSKSKNTPLLGRKLTGKVKYTFFNGKIVYRD, from the coding sequence ATGATTTTGATAAAGAACGGACATATTGTAGACCCTCAAAATAATCTAAATGATAAGTTTGATATATTGATTGAAAAAGGAGAAATCAAGAGAATAGAAAAAAATATTCAGCCTTTTGCAGGTTGTGAGGTTATTGATGCAGAAGGAAAGATTATAACTCCATCTTTTACAGATATACATGTTCATTTTAGAGACCCTGGTCAAACTTACAAAGAAGATATAGAGTCTGGAAGTAAAGCAGCTGTTGCCGGTGGATATACAACCGTTGTATGTATGCCAAATACTATACCTGCTATTGATGATGTACCAATCGTAAGATACATTATAGAAAAAGGTGAAGAAGTAGGATTGTGTAGAGTTCTTCCTGCTGCAGCAATAACAAAAGGAAGAAAAGGAAAAGAGCTTACAGAAATGGCACTGCTTAAAGATGCAGGAGCTGTTTACTTTACCGATGATGGTGCTCCTGTCATGGATTCTTTCATAATGAGAAAAGCGATGGAGTATGCCGGCTCTCTTGGAACCTTTGTTGCTGACCACTGTGAAGACTTAAACCTTTCACAAAACGGTGTTGCCCACGAAGGAGAGATAGCAGCTGCACTTGGACTTCCACCACTTCCACCGGAAGCAGAGGACACAATGGTAGCAAGAGATTGTATATTATCCATACAAACAGGAATGCCGGTTCATATATGCCATATATCCTCCAAGCTATCTGTTGAGATTGTAGCATGGGCTAAAGCAATGGGAGCAAAGGTAACCGCTGAAGTAACTCCGCATCACTTATACCTGACCGATGAAGAATTTTTAGATTTTTCTTGCATAGCAAAAGTTTCGCCACCACTAAGAACCCATGAAGACATAGAAGCAACCAGATGGGCTCTTGCAAGTGGTATTGTTGATTTTGTAGCAACAGACCACGCACCACATGCACATTATGAAAAGATGCAAGAATTACAGGCTTGTCCACCAGGAATGCTTGGGCTACAATTTGCACTTCCTATAGTTTTAGATCTTGTTAAGAAAGACTACTTTGATTTAGACAGAATGGTTGAAGTAATGTCAATACAGCCGGCTAAAAAAATTGGATTAAAACCACCACAAATCAAAGAAGGTGAGATTGCCGAACTAACAATCTTTGACCCATTTGAAACTTGGGAAGTCAATGAAGAAACGATATTATCAAAAAGTAAAAATACACCATTGCTTGGAAGAAAATTAACCGGCAAAGTTAAATATACGTTCTTTAATGGTAAAATCGTTTACAGAGATTAG